In the Acidobacteriota bacterium genome, one interval contains:
- a CDS encoding histidine kinase: MISNHWKTRLSSFWTLQIIGWSIYAVMIYITFLTVVSTDRMFRLFQIKSFRAIVGFALTCILRLIYKRFSSRRDFQIIAVLVIINAIVFGSMWTLIEFGYYWLTEANFSFVREFQSFPKVTLDYAVTLLAWSALYFGIKYWQAWQEERERTLAANALAHQAQLDMLRYQLNPHFLFNALNSIRASIDEDSRRAKRMITEFSEFLRYSLLQSNSSNITLGEELEAIKNYLAIEKIRFEDKLDYTFDIEADAEAYQLPAFLIHPLVENAIKHGMTNQASPLRIQIKARLQGDGLWVEVANTGKWNAATIESNGTGIGLKNIRQRLEQLFPGRSALKIHEREGWIHAAIEIKNQQE, encoded by the coding sequence ATGATTTCAAACCACTGGAAAACCCGCCTGTCATCTTTCTGGACGCTGCAAATCATCGGTTGGTCGATTTATGCGGTGATGATTTATATCACCTTTCTGACCGTCGTTTCGACTGACAGGATGTTTCGGTTGTTTCAAATTAAAAGCTTTCGCGCGATTGTCGGCTTCGCTCTCACCTGCATTTTACGGCTGATTTATAAACGCTTTTCCAGTCGTCGCGATTTTCAAATCATCGCCGTGCTTGTCATTATCAATGCCATTGTCTTTGGTTCGATGTGGACGCTCATCGAATTCGGTTATTACTGGTTGACCGAAGCCAATTTCAGCTTTGTCAGAGAGTTTCAATCATTTCCCAAAGTTACACTTGATTACGCGGTTACTTTACTGGCGTGGAGCGCGCTCTATTTCGGCATCAAATACTGGCAGGCGTGGCAAGAAGAACGCGAACGCACCTTAGCCGCAAACGCCCTTGCGCATCAGGCGCAACTCGATATGTTGCGTTATCAGTTGAATCCGCATTTTCTTTTCAATGCGCTCAATTCGATTCGCGCTTCGATTGATGAAGACAGTCGCCGCGCCAAACGCATGATTACCGAGTTCTCGGAGTTCCTGCGCTATTCCTTGTTGCAAAGCAATTCGTCGAACATAACGCTGGGCGAAGAACTCGAAGCCATTAAAAATTATCTGGCGATTGAAAAGATTCGTTTTGAAGACAAACTTGATTACACCTTCGATATTGAAGCCGATGCCGAGGCGTATCAACTACCGGCGTTTTTAATTCATCCGCTGGTTGAAAATGCGATTAAACATGGAATGACCAATCAGGCGTCGCCTTTGCGCATTCAAATCAAGGCGCGACTGCAAGGCGATGGGCTTTGGGTTGAAGTCGCCAATACCGGCAAATGGAACGCGGCAACCATCGAATCCAACGGCACAGGCATCGGGCTTAAAAACATCCGCCAACGGCTCGAACAATTATTTCCCGGTCGCAGCGCTTTGAAAATTCATGAAAGGGAAGGTTGGATTCACGCGGCGATTGAAATCAAAAACCAACAGGAGTGA
- a CDS encoding nuclear transport factor 2 family protein, whose translation MKTVFAMMVLLLALPASLSAQSMDDREGVRQAVLDYVEGVYEVAPSRIERSVHPDLIKRGFYTAKDKTGYQTGVMTYQQLVDLAGKWNKTGWLPKDAPKEIVVFDVLDQTASAKLTAYWGVDYFQLAKYDGKWKIIHVLWQSPPPKAKP comes from the coding sequence ATGAAAACAGTTTTTGCGATGATGGTATTGCTGCTCGCTTTACCCGCGAGCCTCAGCGCGCAATCAATGGATGACCGCGAAGGTGTCCGGCAAGCGGTGCTTGATTATGTCGAAGGTGTTTATGAAGTCGCGCCTTCGCGCATTGAACGAAGCGTTCATCCCGACCTGATCAAACGCGGCTTTTATACGGCAAAAGATAAAACCGGTTATCAAACCGGCGTGATGACTTATCAACAACTGGTTGATCTGGCGGGCAAATGGAACAAGACCGGGTGGCTGCCGAAAGATGCGCCGAAAGAGATTGTCGTGTTTGATGTTTTGGATCAAACCGCTTCGGCGAAACTCACGGCATACTGGGGCGTCGATTATTTTCAACTTGCGAAGTATGACGGCAAATGGAAAATCATTCACGTGCTCTGGCAATCACCACCACCGAAAGCCAAACCCTAA
- a CDS encoding nuclear transport factor 2 family protein, whose product MKKLMSLTWLLMAFCFYVPLTQAQNPEAVAARVPLENYLKGHATGQGDYIRKAFHPDARLQWFRDGKYQTRSLEDFIAGFKGEPAPDESQRKRRIESLDIAGNAGTAKIVLDYPSVKFVDYMSLLKIGDEWKIVNKIFYAEYKPKP is encoded by the coding sequence GTGAAAAAACTGATGTCATTGACTTGGTTACTAATGGCATTTTGCTTTTATGTGCCGCTTACACAGGCGCAAAACCCCGAAGCGGTGGCGGCTCGCGTGCCGCTTGAAAATTATTTGAAAGGTCATGCCACAGGACAGGGCGACTACATCCGCAAAGCTTTTCACCCCGACGCCCGATTGCAATGGTTCCGCGACGGTAAATATCAAACCCGCTCTCTTGAAGATTTCATCGCCGGCTTTAAAGGCGAACCTGCGCCCGATGAATCGCAGCGCAAGCGCCGCATCGAAAGCCTCGACATTGCCGGTAATGCCGGAACGGCGAAAATCGTTCTGGATTATCCGAGCGTTAAATTTGTCGATTATATGTCGCTGCTGAAAATCGGCGATGAATGGAAAATCGTCAACAAGATTTTTTACGCCGAATACAAACCCAAGCCGTAA
- a CDS encoding Gfo/Idh/MocA family oxidoreductase, which yields MNKPSRRNFLKGAAAGSFVVLTSKKTAAKEFLLSADPEPQATATGDKVRFATIGVGGQGMSDTRTALQTGMAELVAVADIYDGRRERAQEIWGSHIFTTRDYREILTRKDVDAVIIGTPDHWHAQIAVDALNAGKDVYCEKPIVQMLPDGHKVINAEKQTGKILQVGSQRVSSIVFAKAKELLASGAIGTLNMVEAWINRRSNNAAWQYSIPPDARPDRIDWDRFLGNAPKVPFEPIRLFRWRNYRAYGTGIGGDLFIHLFSGLHFMVGSNGPSRVLGTGGLRFWKDGRDVPDVLLGLCDYSETKTHPGFNVSLRVNFVDGSVDPNAFEESGYRLVGSDGVISLGSRGLTLTRKQRSKEPGYNIDTFPKAVQEEFVKAYRQQYPPQPPSISQSSDEIYNAPSGYSDGLDHFRNFFKAVRSRNPVVEDATFGVRAAGPALLTNQSYFENRIMNWDPEKMKLTDDGGR from the coding sequence ATGAATAAACCATCGCGTAGAAATTTTTTGAAAGGCGCGGCAGCGGGAAGCTTTGTCGTGCTCACCTCAAAGAAGACCGCTGCCAAAGAATTTTTACTCAGCGCAGACCCGGAACCGCAGGCAACCGCGACCGGCGACAAAGTTCGCTTCGCGACGATTGGCGTCGGCGGGCAGGGAATGAGCGATACGCGCACCGCTTTGCAGACCGGCATGGCGGAACTCGTCGCCGTTGCGGACATCTACGACGGACGCCGCGAACGCGCGCAGGAAATCTGGGGCAGTCACATTTTTACGACTCGCGATTATCGCGAGATACTGACGCGCAAAGATGTTGATGCAGTGATTATCGGCACCCCCGACCACTGGCACGCGCAGATTGCGGTTGACGCTCTGAACGCCGGTAAAGATGTCTATTGCGAAAAGCCCATCGTGCAGATGCTTCCCGACGGTCACAAAGTAATAAATGCGGAAAAGCAGACCGGAAAAATTTTGCAGGTCGGCAGCCAGCGCGTCAGTTCCATCGTTTTTGCCAAAGCCAAAGAGTTACTGGCATCGGGCGCGATTGGCACTTTGAACATGGTTGAAGCGTGGATCAATCGCCGCTCGAACAATGCCGCGTGGCAATATTCGATTCCCCCCGATGCGCGTCCCGATAGAATTGATTGGGATAGATTTTTAGGCAACGCGCCAAAGGTGCCGTTTGAACCGATTCGCCTATTCCGCTGGCGCAACTATCGCGCCTACGGCACAGGTATCGGTGGCGACCTCTTCATTCACTTGTTTTCAGGTTTGCATTTTATGGTGGGTTCAAATGGCCCATCGCGGGTGTTGGGAACCGGCGGCTTACGATTTTGGAAAGACGGGCGCGATGTGCCGGATGTTTTGCTTGGGCTTTGCGATTACTCGGAAACCAAAACCCATCCCGGATTCAATGTCTCGCTTCGTGTGAATTTCGTTGACGGCAGCGTTGACCCGAATGCCTTTGAAGAATCGGGCTATCGCCTGGTAGGAAGCGACGGGGTGATTTCGCTTGGCAGTCGCGGACTCACACTCACGCGCAAGCAACGCTCGAAAGAGCCGGGCTATAACATCGATACCTTCCCGAAAGCGGTGCAGGAAGAATTTGTCAAAGCTTATCGCCAGCAATATCCGCCGCAACCGCCAAGCATCAGCCAATCGAGCGATGAGATTTATAACGCGCCATCCGGCTACAGCGATGGTCTTGATCACTTCCGCAATTTCTTCAAGGCGGTGCGTTCGCGTAACCCGGTGGTTGAAGATGCGACCTTTGGGGTTCGCGCAGCCGGTCCCGCGCTGCTGACCAATCAAAGCTACTTTGAAAACCGCATCATGAATTGGGACCCGGAAAAAATGAAACTCACGGACGACGGGGGAAGGTAG
- a CDS encoding TonB-dependent receptor, protein MLKRLVHLPAVFLILSMLASLTVFAQVSTASLTGLVTDSQGAAVANAAIKATNKTTNFSQTTTTNSSGYYTFATLPIGSYSLTVEVQGFKKVTNEGLTLEVGQKARMDFSLEVGALSETVSVTSDAPLLTKQEATTGGVIENRLVRDLPLSIRNWDDLLGLVPGVQTDRYTEEGGGTAAGRTGGANVHGVRSLQNNFVLDGVDNNSISTNVQELTTQVARPSVDSIQEFKVSTNPYNAENGRSPGALISVTTRGGTNEFHGTIYEFHRNRIFDATNFFLNRTGVKKGQNIQNQFGGNFFGPIIRNRAFFFFNYEGTRIRKGTLRPGNVPLANELTGDFSAAAAAKNRTTYATLVDRVGDCVGKNNPFPNNQIPARCIDPVAAKILGLLPAANVVPGTGPLNALNFIRVPNIIDDTDSFTWRGDYQHDANNTFFMRYTYTDRFRFVPGTFGGIVDGTSTSAFGRLFMKAHSAAVGWTHIFSPRLVNEFRLGWGRNESHGNQDPFGQNTLADFGIKGVSDSPTFSGGLPGIVVDARGGSLRLGGTAGGTDRLGSPDFLPKFQITNQFQWVDSLSYTLGAHQIKFGVDLRAPMRNIYLDVPGLRGSLTFDGQRTGIGLADFLLGYPSAAQLSNLAVVDQRLWMYSNFVQDDWKITPKLTLNLGLRYDFATWPYEGADRMANFDPTTGTRFTPENSPYGRSLIKADKNNFAPRIGIAYQLTQKTVMRTGYGRFYMLLERAGSEDQLALNLPFLVNNVVSATSTGTTVNNMRLRTGFNLSLDPSAVNPASVRLRAVNPEAVMPSVDQWNFGFQQLLTSDLVLTVDYVGTKGTHLSILRNLNQQFFNANGTGTGVIPFPQFGPIEFRDNGGNSIYHGVELSLEKRFSRGLSFQTAYTYSKSIDQAQEHLFSGGSNSFMQNARDLRQQRGRSDFDYRHRFVASYLYEIPLGRGHKYLSSGIGDYLLGGWRISGVTNIRSGRPFTVFASANNGLVGNRGGLASAVADCLLDGTLPPSQRTIDKWFNPLAYAVPTPARLGNCGRNTLDGPGLVNFDFSMARSFNYFGEGRSLEFRWEVFNVFNHAQFGLPERNRASSAVGRISTLAGDPRVMQFALKFYF, encoded by the coding sequence ATGCTTAAAAGACTCGTTCACCTACCGGCTGTTTTTTTAATTCTTTCGATGCTGGCAAGCCTTACGGTTTTTGCGCAGGTCAGCACCGCCAGTCTCACCGGACTGGTCACCGATTCACAGGGCGCAGCGGTTGCGAATGCTGCGATTAAAGCCACTAACAAAACCACCAATTTCTCTCAAACCACCACCACCAATTCATCCGGCTACTACACCTTCGCTACTTTGCCCATCGGCAGTTATTCATTGACCGTCGAAGTGCAGGGCTTCAAGAAAGTAACCAACGAAGGACTCACTTTGGAAGTCGGGCAAAAAGCCCGCATGGATTTTTCACTTGAAGTCGGCGCACTTTCCGAAACCGTTTCGGTAACCAGCGACGCGCCGCTACTGACCAAACAGGAAGCCACGACCGGCGGCGTCATTGAAAATCGTCTGGTGCGCGATTTGCCCCTGAGCATTCGCAACTGGGATGATTTGCTCGGACTGGTTCCGGGCGTGCAGACCGACCGCTACACCGAAGAAGGCGGTGGCACTGCCGCAGGGCGAACGGGCGGCGCAAATGTCCACGGGGTGCGTTCATTGCAAAATAATTTCGTGCTCGACGGCGTCGATAACAATTCGATTTCCACCAATGTACAGGAACTGACCACTCAGGTGGCACGCCCTTCGGTTGATTCGATTCAGGAATTCAAAGTCAGCACCAATCCTTACAATGCCGAAAATGGGCGCAGCCCCGGCGCGCTCATCAGCGTCACCACGCGCGGCGGCACGAATGAATTTCACGGCACGATTTATGAATTTCATCGCAATCGCATTTTCGATGCCACCAACTTTTTCCTCAATCGCACAGGGGTTAAAAAAGGGCAGAATATTCAAAATCAATTCGGCGGCAATTTCTTTGGACCTATCATTCGCAACCGAGCTTTCTTCTTTTTCAACTATGAAGGCACGCGCATTCGCAAAGGAACCCTGAGACCCGGCAACGTGCCGCTGGCGAATGAACTCACCGGCGATTTTTCTGCCGCCGCTGCCGCAAAAAACCGCACCACCTACGCGACGTTGGTTGACCGCGTCGGCGATTGCGTCGGCAAAAATAATCCTTTCCCGAACAATCAAATTCCGGCGCGGTGCATCGACCCGGTAGCCGCAAAAATTCTCGGACTGTTGCCCGCCGCCAATGTTGTGCCGGGCACCGGTCCGTTGAATGCGCTTAACTTCATACGGGTTCCCAATATCATTGATGATACCGACAGTTTCACCTGGCGCGGCGATTATCAACACGATGCCAACAACACCTTTTTCATGCGCTACACTTACACCGACCGTTTTCGCTTTGTGCCCGGAACTTTTGGCGGCATCGTTGATGGCACATCGACCTCGGCATTCGGGCGTTTATTTATGAAAGCCCATTCGGCGGCAGTCGGCTGGACGCATATTTTCAGCCCGCGACTGGTCAATGAATTTCGCCTGGGTTGGGGGCGCAATGAATCGCACGGCAATCAAGACCCGTTCGGGCAGAACACGCTTGCCGATTTCGGTATCAAAGGCGTGAGCGATTCGCCGACCTTTAGCGGCGGTTTGCCCGGCATCGTCGTGGATGCGCGTGGCGGCAGTTTAAGACTTGGCGGCACGGCTGGCGGAACCGATAGACTCGGCTCGCCCGACTTTCTGCCGAAGTTTCAAATCACCAATCAATTTCAATGGGTCGATTCGCTGAGCTATACGCTGGGCGCTCATCAAATCAAATTCGGCGTCGATTTGCGCGCCCCGATGCGCAACATCTATCTGGATGTACCGGGACTGCGCGGTTCGCTCACCTTTGACGGACAACGCACAGGCATCGGGCTTGCCGACTTTTTGCTGGGCTATCCATCGGCGGCGCAGTTATCGAATCTGGCAGTAGTTGACCAACGTTTGTGGATGTATTCCAACTTTGTTCAGGATGATTGGAAGATTACGCCGAAACTCACATTGAATCTCGGATTGCGTTACGATTTCGCCACCTGGCCCTATGAAGGCGCAGACCGCATGGCGAATTTCGACCCGACAACCGGCACACGCTTTACGCCTGAAAATTCACCCTATGGCAGAAGCTTGATTAAAGCCGATAAAAATAATTTCGCGCCGCGCATCGGCATCGCTTATCAACTGACGCAAAAGACCGTGATGCGCACAGGCTATGGCAGATTTTATATGCTGCTCGAACGCGCCGGCAGCGAAGACCAGTTGGCTTTGAATCTGCCTTTTCTGGTGAACAATGTTGTGAGCGCCACTTCGACCGGCACAACCGTAAACAATATGCGACTGAGAACCGGATTCAATCTGTCGCTTGACCCGAGCGCCGTCAATCCTGCGTCGGTACGTTTACGCGCCGTCAACCCGGAAGCGGTTATGCCAAGCGTCGATCAATGGAATTTCGGTTTTCAACAACTGCTCACCAGCGACCTGGTGTTGACTGTGGATTATGTCGGCACGAAAGGAACCCACCTTTCGATTTTGCGCAATCTCAATCAACAGTTCTTTAATGCCAATGGTACAGGCACAGGGGTGATTCCCTTTCCGCAATTCGGGCCAATTGAATTTCGCGACAATGGCGGCAATTCGATTTATCACGGCGTTGAGTTGTCGCTTGAAAAACGTTTCAGTCGCGGGTTGTCGTTCCAGACCGCCTATACTTATTCAAAATCCATCGACCAGGCGCAGGAACATCTGTTTAGCGGCGGCTCAAATTCTTTCATGCAAAATGCGCGTGACCTCAGACAACAACGCGGGCGCAGCGATTTCGATTATCGCCATCGTTTCGTGGCGAGTTACCTTTATGAAATTCCGCTCGGTCGCGGACATAAATATTTGAGCAGCGGCATTGGCGATTATCTGCTTGGCGGTTGGCGCATCAGCGGCGTGACCAACATCCGTTCGGGCAGACCGTTCACGGTTTTCGCGAGCGCCAATAACGGATTGGTCGGAAATCGCGGCGGACTTGCAAGCGCCGTCGCTGATTGTTTACTAGATGGGACGTTGCCGCCAAGCCAGCGCACCATTGACAAATGGTTTAACCCGCTGGCGTATGCGGTGCCGACGCCTGCGCGACTCGGCAATTGCGGGCGCAACACCCTGGATGGTCCGGGACTGGTGAATTTCGATTTTTCGATGGCGCGGTCATTCAATTATTTCGGTGAAGGTCGCAGCCTCGAATTTCGCTGGGAAGTTTTTAATGTCTTCAACCACGCGCAATTCGGACTCCCGGAACGCAATCGCGCCAGTAGCGCGGTCGGTAGAATCTCTACTTTGGCGGGCGACCCGCGCGTGATGCAGTTCGCCTTGAAGTTTTATTTCTAA
- a CDS encoding amidohydrolase family protein, with translation MKYMRLISGLLILVLMLVCGVSSTITHAQARDIVLIKAGQLVDVKSGRVLANQAILIEGDRIKEVGDAATVSSRAPANARLVDLSNATVLPGLIDCHTHLTFELGGIAQGFMISIPRQALIGARYAKVTLEAGFTSVRNVHAAGYSDIALRDAITAGDVPGPRISASGPAIGPTGGHADESSLAPEFHHRADGIADGVPAVIAKTRENIKYGADCIKIMSTGGVLSKGDSPEAGQYSDEEMKAIIDEAHRLHRKVAAHAHGASGMKQAILAGIDSIEHGSYIDEENMRLMKERGVYLVPTLFLTDWFMENYKRIGVPQYMVDKANQVMPVMRQNVGKAIKSGVKIAFGTDAAVYPHGLNGKEFAVYVKLGMTPMQAMQTATVNAADLLGWADRVGSIETGKFADLVAVTGDPTKDITVLERVGFVMKGGQVFKDTLTKK, from the coding sequence ATGAAATATATGCGATTGATTTCCGGCTTGCTCATTCTCGTCTTAATGTTGGTTTGCGGGGTGTCCTCGACCATTACCCACGCGCAAGCCAGAGACATTGTTTTAATCAAAGCCGGACAGTTGGTTGATGTGAAGAGCGGGCGCGTGCTCGCAAATCAAGCGATTCTCATTGAAGGCGACCGCATTAAAGAGGTCGGCGACGCGGCGACGGTGAGTTCGCGCGCCCCCGCAAATGCCCGCCTCGTTGATTTATCGAACGCCACAGTGTTGCCCGGACTGATTGATTGTCACACTCATTTGACATTTGAACTCGGCGGCATCGCGCAAGGCTTCATGATTTCGATTCCGCGTCAGGCGCTGATAGGCGCGCGTTACGCCAAAGTGACGCTGGAAGCCGGTTTCACGTCGGTGCGCAATGTTCATGCCGCCGGTTATTCCGACATTGCGTTGCGCGATGCCATCACTGCGGGTGACGTTCCGGGACCGCGCATTTCGGCTTCAGGTCCAGCCATTGGGCCAACCGGCGGTCACGCCGATGAAAGTTCGCTGGCTCCCGAATTTCATCATCGCGCCGATGGCATCGCCGATGGTGTCCCGGCAGTGATTGCCAAAACCCGTGAAAATATTAAATACGGCGCGGATTGTATCAAGATTATGTCAACCGGCGGCGTGCTCTCGAAAGGCGATTCACCGGAAGCCGGACAGTACAGCGACGAAGAGATGAAAGCCATCATTGATGAAGCCCATCGGCTGCATCGCAAAGTTGCAGCCCACGCGCATGGCGCATCGGGTATGAAGCAGGCAATCCTGGCGGGCATCGATTCCATCGAACACGGTTCATATATCGATGAAGAGAATATGCGATTGATGAAAGAGCGCGGCGTTTATCTGGTGCCGACGCTCTTTCTCACGGACTGGTTTATGGAAAATTACAAACGCATCGGCGTGCCGCAATATATGGTTGATAAAGCCAATCAAGTGATGCCGGTGATGCGCCAGAATGTCGGGAAAGCGATTAAATCGGGCGTGAAAATCGCTTTTGGCACGGATGCGGCGGTCTATCCTCATGGACTCAATGGCAAAGAGTTTGCCGTTTATGTGAAACTCGGAATGACGCCCATGCAGGCAATGCAAACGGCAACCGTGAATGCGGCGGATTTATTGGGCTGGGCAGACCGCGTCGGCTCAATCGAAACCGGCAAATTCGCGGATCTAGTCGCCGTCACCGGCGACCCCACCAAAGATATAACGGTGCTGGAGCGCGTCGGTTTCGTGATGAAAGGCGGACAGGTTTTTAAAGACACCCTCACGAAAAAATAA
- the galK gene encoding galactokinase: MRVSPIRTFFAPGRVNLIGEHTDYNEGFVLPMAIECGTFVSGRAREDRTVRVFSHYLNEDATFDLDADTPPQRGIWLDFIEGITSTLESEGCRLRGADLEIKSTVPIGGGLSSSTALDMAVALAMLRLSEIEFDKRRLALMSQKSNHTYVGTRGGLMDQLTILFGQRNHALLIDCRSLEIKPIPFATQNVAVAICNTNVKHNLVASEYNARRAECETGVERLKKYLPHICALRDVSVEEFGQYENALPEIIRRRARHVITENVRTLAAAGALGANDFEKMGELMYASHASLRDDYEVSCKELDALVEIASQTEGVIGARMTGGGFGGCTVNLVKREALAQFQKRVAREYEKATGSRPMILISEASAGASEVES, translated from the coding sequence ATGAGAGTTTCCCCAATCAGAACCTTCTTTGCCCCCGGGCGCGTCAACCTCATCGGCGAACACACGGATTATAACGAAGGCTTCGTGTTGCCGATGGCGATTGAATGCGGCACCTTCGTTTCAGGTCGCGCGCGGGAAGATAGAACGGTGCGCGTCTTTTCACATTATTTAAACGAAGATGCCACGTTCGATTTAGACGCCGACACCCCGCCGCAACGCGGCATCTGGTTGGATTTTATCGAAGGCATCACCAGCACCCTTGAATCGGAAGGCTGTCGTTTGCGCGGCGCAGACCTTGAAATCAAAAGCACGGTGCCGATTGGCGGCGGGCTTTCTTCTTCAACCGCGCTCGATATGGCAGTGGCGCTTGCCATGCTCAGGCTTTCGGAAATTGAATTCGATAAACGCAGGCTCGCGCTCATGTCGCAAAAATCGAATCACACCTACGTCGGCACACGCGGCGGCTTGATGGATCAACTGACCATTCTTTTCGGACAGCGAAATCATGCCTTGCTCATAGATTGCCGCTCGCTTGAAATCAAGCCGATTCCATTCGCTACTCAAAACGTCGCGGTGGCGATTTGCAACACCAATGTGAAACACAATCTCGTCGCTTCCGAATACAATGCGCGCCGCGCCGAATGCGAAACCGGCGTTGAACGTTTGAAAAAATATCTGCCGCATATTTGCGCCTTGCGCGATGTCAGCGTCGAGGAATTTGGGCAGTATGAAAATGCTTTGCCGGAAATTATTCGTCGCCGCGCCCGTCACGTCATCACTGAAAATGTGCGAACCCTTGCAGCAGCCGGGGCGCTCGGCGCAAATGATTTTGAGAAGATGGGCGAATTGATGTACGCTTCGCACGCTTCTTTGCGGGATGATTATGAAGTCAGTTGCAAAGAATTGGATGCGCTCGTGGAAATCGCTTCGCAAACCGAAGGGGTCATCGGCGCGCGAATGACCGGCGGTGGATTTGGCGGTTGCACGGTAAATTTAGTGAAGCGCGAGGCGCTCGCGCAGTTTCAAAAGCGTGTTGCCCGTGAATACGAAAAAGCCACCGGCAGTCGACCGATGATTTTGATTTCCGAGGCGAGCGCCGGCGCAAGCGAGGTTGAAAGCTAA
- a CDS encoding ThuA domain-containing protein gives MKRKLLGLGCLGALLTFALVLPNTSANNASVIKKHKVLYLTHSAGFKHQVLPESEKIMKELGEKSGAFEAVTTQDCSLINQESLKQFDAVIFYTTGELPISDEQKQAFMAFIKSGKGFVGIHSATDTFYKWAEYGDMIGGYFDQHPWHQEVTVKVEDTKSPATKHLGASFKITDEIYQHKNFSRDKVHVLLSLDVNSVDLTKPNVHRADKDFALAWSRSFGKGRVFYTALGHRSEVWNDERFQKLLIGAIKWAMGD, from the coding sequence ATGAAACGTAAATTACTAGGGCTTGGTTGTCTTGGCGCATTGCTAACGTTTGCGCTTGTTTTACCCAATACTTCGGCGAATAACGCTTCGGTGATTAAAAAACACAAAGTGCTTTACCTGACCCATTCCGCAGGGTTCAAGCATCAGGTGTTGCCCGAAAGCGAAAAGATTATGAAAGAGCTTGGCGAAAAATCCGGCGCTTTTGAAGCCGTCACCACGCAGGATTGTTCATTGATTAACCAGGAATCGTTGAAACAATTCGACGCGGTGATTTTTTATACGACCGGCGAGTTGCCGATTTCCGATGAACAGAAACAGGCGTTTATGGCGTTCATCAAATCGGGCAAAGGCTTCGTCGGTATTCATAGCGCCACCGATACCTTTTATAAATGGGCGGAATACGGCGACATGATTGGCGGTTATTTCGACCAGCACCCCTGGCATCAGGAAGTCACCGTCAAAGTGGAAGACACGAAAAGCCCGGCGACCAAACATCTCGGCGCGTCTTTTAAAATCACCGATGAGATTTATCAGCATAAAAATTTCTCACGCGACAAGGTTCACGTGCTGCTCAGTCTCGATGTCAATTCCGTAGATTTAACCAAACCCAATGTCCATCGCGCCGATAAAGATTTCGCGCTCGCCTGGTCGCGCAGTTTCGGCAAAGGTCGCGTCTTTTATACGGCGCTCGGACATCGTTCGGAAGTCTGGAACGACGAACGCTTTCAAAAATTGTTGATCGGCGCAATCAAGTGGGCGATGGGCGATTGA
- a CDS encoding GxxExxY protein — MDNFSQKDLLTEKIIGFAIEVHRALGPGLLESAYEECLCYDLSQAGLRIERQVPLPVVYKSVKLDCGYRMDVVVEDEVVVELKTVEHLLPVHQAQLITYLRLGGYKKGLLLNFNNSVLKNGIKRIVL, encoded by the coding sequence GTGGATAATTTTTCTCAGAAAGACTTATTGACGGAAAAGATTATCGGCTTTGCCATAGAAGTGCATCGCGCGCTTGGTCCCGGTTTATTGGAATCTGCGTATGAAGAATGCCTTTGTTACGATTTATCGCAAGCTGGTTTGAGAATAGAGCGACAAGTTCCTTTGCCCGTTGTTTACAAAAGCGTGAAACTGGATTGCGGTTATCGTATGGATGTTGTTGTTGAGGATGAAGTGGTCGTCGAGTTAAAAACGGTTGAGCATTTATTGCCGGTTCATCAGGCGCAGTTAATAACTTATCTGAGACTTGGCGGCTATAAAAAAGGCTTGCTGCTGAACTTCAATAATTCGGTATTGAAAAACGGCATTAAACGAATCGTTCTCTGA